The Amycolatopsis sp. QT-25 genomic sequence GGACCCGGTGGCGGCAGCGGGTTCGGCCCGGGGCCGGGTGGGTTCGGCGGCGGATTCGGGCCTGGGGGCGGTTTCGGGCCGGGTGGGTCCACGGGCGGACCGGGAAGCATGGCGCCCGGGCGCGGTGTCGGCGCCGGGATGCCGGGCGAAGGCGCGATGCGCGGACCGGCCGGGACGCCGGCGGGTGGCGCGGGGGCGGGACGCCCCGGCGCGCCGGGGATGGGTGGCGGTGGGATGGGCGGCGCCAAGGGCAAGGGCGGCGAGGACGAGGAGCACCAGCGCAAGATCATGCTGCAGGAAGAGGACGGCGACTCCCTCTTCGGCGGCTACGACGGGGACAAGCCGGTTCCGCCGGTGATCGGCGCGTAGCGTGCTGCAGAGACCCGTCGCACTGACGCTCCAGACTTACGAAACCCTGCTGGACCACCACAACCTGGGTGACATCCACCCGACGCTCGTCCGTGGTGCGCAGTGGTACCTGCCCGAGGAACGTCGCGAGCTCGCCGCCACCGCACAGTCCGAATTGGACAGACAGGATCTGCTCACGCGAGGCCGGATCGACGACGAGTTCCTCGATACGTTGCGTTTCCTGCAGCAGCCGGCGGTGGAGTACTACTCGTGGGTGAAGTCCGAGGGGCGTGAGCGGGCTGTGCGCGCCGCGGGCAGTGGCCGGGAAGCGGTCACGGTCGTCTTGGCCGACGAGGTCGTCCAGCTGACGCCGACCAGACCGGACACGCTCGCGCAGGATTTCACCGGTCTGCTCCCGGAGGCTCCCGCCGCGCGCACACCATCGCTGAACTGCGCGGAAGCCGATCTGCAGATCCTGATGAAGGGCGAAACGCTGACCGGCACCGGCCCGAGCATCCGCGACGCCAAGAAGATCATCCAGTGGATCCGGTCGCCGCACACCTTCTTCGGCAGGCTTTACGTCGCCATCCGTGACGGCGGCGGCAACCGGAAACGCCTCGCAAGACCACCGGGCTGGATGGACACCGAACAGGGCCGCGTCGTGTTCGGCCCGGACGCCAAGGGCTGGGTGAGCCTCATGGGCGCCGGGCCGCACGAAATCGTCGCGAAGGTGGTCCAGCTGGAGTCGCAGCTCCGGGGACGCTAACCCTGGTGGTTCGGATTCAACACCCGCGAGAGGAACGTCTTCGTGCGTTCCTCCTGCGGGTCGCCGATCACCTGGTCCGGTGCACCCTGCTCCACGACGACACCGCCGTCCATGAACAGCACGATGTCGGCCACCTCGCGGGCGAACTGCATCTCGTGCGTGACGACGAGCATCGTCATGCCCTCCTGGGCGAGTTGCCGCATGACCGCGAGGACGTCACCGACCAGTTCGGGGTCCAGCGCCGACGTCGGTTCGTCGAACAACATGACGTCGGGATCCATCGACAACGCCCTGGCGATCGCGACGCGCTGCTGCTGCCCGCCGGAAAGCTGTGTCGGCAGCGAAGTTTCCTTCTCCGCCAACCCGACCTTCGCGAGGTTCTCCCGCGCGATGCGCTCCGCCTCGTCCTTGCCGCGCTTCAACACCTTGCGCTGCGCGACCGTGAGGTTGTCGAGCACGCTCAGGTGCGAAAAGAGGTTGAACGACTGGAAGACCATGCCGATCTTCGTGCGGGCGGCGTCGATGTCGACGTCCGGGTCGGTGATCTCGCTGCCGTTGACCACGATCTTGCCCTGCTGTGGTTCCTCGAGGAGGTTGACGCAGCGCAACAACGTCGATTTGCCGGAGCCCGACGGGCCGATGATGCAGACGACCTGGCCGCGCTCGACGTGCAGGTCGATGCCCTTGAGCACTTCGAGTGCGCCGAACGCCTTGTGCAGTCCTGAAACCTCGACGATCGTCTGGGCGCTCATACCGTTCCTCCGCCGGGCACTCCGGCCCCGTATTTCTTCTCCAGCCGCTGCTGCAGGATCGACAGCGGAATGGTGATGACCAGATAACACAGACCGGCGACGACGATCGGTGTCAGTCCCTTGGCCTCCAACAGCGCCTGACGGCTGAACTGCGCGAGTTCCTGCTGCGCCGGCGTGGTGCCCAGCAGGAACGCCAGCGACGAGTCCTTCGTCAGCATGATCAGCTCGTTGGCCAGCGGCGGCAGGATGATCCGGAACGCCTGCGGGATCACGACGGTGATCATCGTGCGCGCGGGTGACATGCCGAGTGACCGCGCGGCCTCGACCTGTCCGCGCGGCACCGCCTGGATACCGGCGCGGATGGTCTCCGCCATGTAGGCCGACGACACGATGCCCAGCGCCAGCATGATCGAGATGTTCCGCGGCAGGAACACGTTCGGGAAGGCGATCGGCACCCCGACACCGACCGCCAGGAAGATCAGCAGCGCGGGCAGGCCACGGAAGAACTCGATGTACCCGCGCGCGAACCAGCGGTACGGGCCGACCGACGACAGTCTCATCAGCGCGAGCAGGAGACCGAGTCCGAGGCCGAGCACGAAGCCCAGCGCGGTGAAGATGATGGTGTTCTTCAGTGCGACGGTGATGACGTCCGGGAACTGCTTCGCGGCGACTTCGAGGTCGAAGAACGCCTTGCCCAGCCGTCCCCAGTCGGCCAGCAGCGCGAACACCACGACGATCACCAGCAGCAGACCGTACTGCGCCCACCGGAACGCCGATCGTCGCTGGCGGCGGCTCAGAGCCATTTCTCTCCTCAAACAGGTGGTGACAAGCCTGTGGCCGGTGCGCTGGGCACCGGCCACAGAGGACGGATTATCAACCGGCGGCCGGGCTGCCCGGCTGCCAGGTCGGCGCCTTGCCGAACCACTTCTGGTAGATCTGCGCGTACGAGCCGTCGGTGACCGAGGCCTTGAGGACCTCGTTGATCTGGTTGACGAGGGCGGTGTTGCCCGTCTTCACGCCGAGTCCGTAGAACTCGTT encodes the following:
- a CDS encoding amino acid ABC transporter ATP-binding protein, producing the protein MSAQTIVEVSGLHKAFGALEVLKGIDLHVERGQVVCIIGPSGSGKSTLLRCVNLLEEPQQGKIVVNGSEITDPDVDIDAARTKIGMVFQSFNLFSHLSVLDNLTVAQRKVLKRGKDEAERIARENLAKVGLAEKETSLPTQLSGGQQQRVAIARALSMDPDVMLFDEPTSALDPELVGDVLAVMRQLAQEGMTMLVVTHEMQFAREVADIVLFMDGGVVVEQGAPDQVIGDPQEERTKTFLSRVLNPNHQG
- a CDS encoding ESX secretion-associated protein EspG, yielding MLQRPVALTLQTYETLLDHHNLGDIHPTLVRGAQWYLPEERRELAATAQSELDRQDLLTRGRIDDEFLDTLRFLQQPAVEYYSWVKSEGRERAVRAAGSGREAVTVVLADEVVQLTPTRPDTLAQDFTGLLPEAPAARTPSLNCAEADLQILMKGETLTGTGPSIRDAKKIIQWIRSPHTFFGRLYVAIRDGGGNRKRLARPPGWMDTEQGRVVFGPDAKGWVSLMGAGPHEIVAKVVQLESQLRGR
- a CDS encoding amino acid ABC transporter permease encodes the protein MALSRRQRRSAFRWAQYGLLLVIVVVFALLADWGRLGKAFFDLEVAAKQFPDVITVALKNTIIFTALGFVLGLGLGLLLALMRLSSVGPYRWFARGYIEFFRGLPALLIFLAVGVGVPIAFPNVFLPRNISIMLALGIVSSAYMAETIRAGIQAVPRGQVEAARSLGMSPARTMITVVIPQAFRIILPPLANELIMLTKDSSLAFLLGTTPAQQELAQFSRQALLEAKGLTPIVVAGLCYLVITIPLSILQQRLEKKYGAGVPGGGTV